A single genomic interval of Helianthus annuus cultivar XRQ/B chromosome 13, HanXRQr2.0-SUNRISE, whole genome shotgun sequence harbors:
- the LOC110899186 gene encoding zinc finger CCCH domain-containing protein 20 has protein sequence MIMKTKTLHPNPTVQIPPRNHLIFYNKHEMAAYDNVGDYEHNIVPVDTFACDHFRMYEFKIRMCSRAKSHDWIDCPYAHTGEKARRRDPRKYHYSGDPCPKFRNGTCGKGDACEFAHGVFECWLHPSRYRTQPCKDGVKCHRKICFFAHSTDQLRVNSVSQTESLTGQNSVSELVFSVPNSPDRLRVNSVNQTESLNSQNSVNELMFSVRDMEIGNTTRLMSMSLINGSGFCSTRSLSRIRPGFVSLPCTPTKPGADPFEQWDDGIIADERIMERVESGKEIRAKIYAKLCRENSLADRVGSFY, from the coding sequence ATGATCATGAAAACCAAAACACTTCATCCAAATCCAACGGTCCAGATCCCTCCACGCAACCATCTCATTTTCTATAACAAACACGAAATGGCGGCGTACGACAACGTTGGAGACTACGAACACAATATTGTTCCCGTAGACACGTTCGCATGCGATCATTTCCGCATGTACGAGTTTAAAATCAGAATGTGCTCACGTGCAAAGTCACACGACTGGATCGATTGTCCGTACGCTCACACCGGCGAAAAGGCCCGCCGTCGCGACCCCCGGAAGTATCATTATTCCGGCGACCCGTGTCCGAAGTTTCGTAACGGCACGTGCGGTAAAGGCGACGCGTGCGAGTTCGCACACGGCGTATTTGAGTGCTGGCTACACCCTTCTCGCTATCGTACGCAGCCGTGTAAGGATGGTGTTAAGTGTCACCGAAAGATATGTTTCTTTGCTCACTCAACTGATCAGCTCCGAGTCAACTCAGTGAGTCAGACTGAGTCGTTGACTGGGCAAAACTCGGTCAGCGAACTCGTATTCTCTGTACCCAACTCGCCTGATCGGCTCCGAGTCAACTCAGTGAATCAGACCGAGTCGTTGAATAGTCAAAACTCGGTCAACGAACTTATGTTTTCCGTACGTGATATGGAAATTGGAAATACTACAAGGTTGATGAGTATGAGTTTGATAAACGGGTCCGGGTTTTGTTCAACACGGAGTCTGTCTAGGATCCGACCCGGGTTTGTTAGTTTACCGTGTACCCCAACCAAACCGGGTGCTGACCCGTTTGAGCAGTGGGATGATGGGATTATTGCTGATGAAAGAATTATGGAAAGGGTGGAGTCTGGGAAGGAAATTAGAGCTAAGATTTATGCAAAACTCTGTAGAGAGAACTCGTTGGCGGATCGGGTCGGGTCATTTTATTAA